In a single window of the Elaeis guineensis isolate ETL-2024a chromosome 8, EG11, whole genome shotgun sequence genome:
- the LOC105050710 gene encoding two-component response regulator ORR22 isoform X1 — protein sequence MTVEERKGSMGREGAPKDQFPVGMRVLAVDDDPTCLKLLEILLRRCQYQVTTTNQAIMALKMLRENKDKFDLVISDVHMPDMDGFKLLELVGLEMDLPVIMLSANGETKTVMKGITHGACDYLLKPVRIEELRNIWQHVVRRRKFDHRDHNNYDNAGDSEKPQCANSEGGQGHIPSESSDYGGKLNRKRKEQNEDEEDDGQENMHENGDSSTQKKPRVVWSVELHRKFVAAVNQLGIDKAVPKRILDLMNVENLTRENVASHLQKYRLYLKRLSAVASQQANMVAAFGGRDHSYLPMGPLDGYGNFHTLAASGQLPALSSFQANGVLSGTNPAGYGLREFAASRIVQPGHSHGNTSNPINDLGKLQRINLPGSQHGNLLQGMPTTLEVDQLQQHKTMQDANIHLSGGFSGTGLTTGSSSNSFVNVTNNSFVSQAHQQHMQSKVLGNHSSVGMPSVTSDPFSVSVGGASHVPNLGRCNDTWQGDVPLIGHASNSFHHDDLANMGANVPVGLHIDSNPLNISSSNVVAAPLHNPVTGGDVQCQASSFGGNMMLMPSALDGDSKFLNFGNAGISKQKLKEPNRDHIREPNLVFNSYLNSPLSGNPIIGPIAESQRLNNGHFNKKWDISQTNFVTPVPTQKCKIDNSTTNIQLTHKEESILETSKSQGGFYSSGCSFDDLVNSMIKPERDDIAFMDNDIGCDFYPLGACI from the exons ATGACggtagaagagaggaaggggagcatGGGGAGAGAAGGTGCGCCCAAAGACCAGTTTCCGGTCGGCATGCGGGTTCTGGCCGTAGACGATGATCCGACCTGCCTCAAGTTGTTGGAGATTCTGCTGCGTCGCTGCCAGTATCAAG TTACGACGACTAATCAGGCGATCATGGCTCTGAAGATGCTGAGGGAGAACAAAGACAAGTTTGATCTGGTCATTAGTGATGTCCATATGCCCGACATGGATGGTTTCAAGTTGCTGGAGCTTGTCGGCCTCGAAATGGACCTCCCGGTCATCA TGCTATCTGCGAATGGCGAGACCAAAACTGTGATGAAGGGGATTACACATGGTGCCTGTGACTATCTGCTGAAACCTGTTCGGATCGAAGAACTCAGGAATATATGGCAGCATGTGGTTAGGAGGAGGAAATTTGATCACAGAGATCACAATAATTATGATAATGCGGGTGATTCCGAGAAGCCCCAGTGCGCAAATTCTGAAGGCGGGCAGGGTCACATTCCTAGTGAATCATCTGATTATGGTGGGAAACTTAACAGAAAGAGGAAGGAGcagaatgaggatgaggaagaTGATGGTCAGGAAAACATGCATGAGAATGGAGATTCATCCACTCAGAAAAAGCCGAGGGTTGTTTGGTCTGTTGAACTGCACCGTAAATTTGTAGCTGCCGTCAATCAGTTGGGAATTGACA AGGCTGTGCCTAAGAGGATACTTGATCTTATGAATGTTGAAAATCTCACAAGGGAAAATGTTGCAAGCCACCTACAG AAGTATAGGCTTTACCTTAAAAGACTCAGTGCTGTGGCAAGCCAACAAGCTAACATGGTTGCTGCTTTTGGGGGTAGAGACCACTCCTATTTACCTATGGGTCCCTTGGATGGATATGGAAATTTTCATACATTGGCTGCTTCTGGTCAGCTACCAGCActttcatctttccaagcaaatggaGTGCTTAGTGGAACAAACCCAGCTGGATATGGACTGCGTGAGTTTGCTGCCTCTAGAATAGTTCAACCTGGACACTCCCACGGCAACACAAGCAATCCCATCAATGATCTTGGTAAGCTTCAGCGAATTAATCTACCAGGAAGCCAACATGGGAATTTGCTCCAGGGGATGCCCACAACATTGGAGGTAGACCAATTGCAGCAACACAAGACTATGCAGGATGCAAATATACATTTGTCTGGTGGTTTCTCTGGTACTGGACTGACTACTGGTAGCTCCAGCAACTCCTTTGTTAATGTAACAAACAATTCTTTCGTATCGCAAGCACATCAGCAGCATATGCAGTCAAAAGTGTTAGGCAATCACTCTTCTGTAGGAATGCCGTCTGTGACCTCGGACCCTTTCTCAGTGAGTGTTGGTGGTGCTTCCCATGTGCCTAACCTTGGTAGATGCAATGACACCTGGCAGGGTGATGTTCCATTAATTGGGCATGCATCCAACTCTTTTCATCATGATGACTTGGCTAATATGGGAGCCAATGTTCCAGTAGGCTTGCACATAGACAGCAATCCTCTGAATATTTCTTCCAGCAATGTAGTAGCAGCACCTCTGCATAATCCTGTGACCGGAGGAGATGTACAGTGCCAAGCCAGCTCTTTCGGTGGGAACATGATGCTAATGCCTTCAGCTTTAGATGGGGACTCAAAATTCTTGAACTTCGGAAATGCAGGCATTTCTAAACAGAAATTGAAGGAGCCAAATCGAGATCATATTCGTGAACCTAATCTTGTATTTAATTCTTACTTAAATTCTCCGTTGTCAGGTAATCCTATAATTGGTCCTATTGCTGAAAGTCAGAGACTGAACAATGGCCATTTTAACAAAAAATGGGACATAAGCCAAACAAATTTTGTTACTCCAGTTCCTACACAGAAATGCAAGATTGATAATTCAACCACCAATATCCAGCTGACCCACAAGGAGGAGTCTATTTTGGAAACTTCAAAGTCGCAGGGCGGATTTTATTCTAGTGGTTGCAGCTTCGACGATCTAGTCAATTCCATGATAAAGCCG GAGAGGGATGACATTGCATTCATGGATAATGACATAGGATGCGACTTCTACCCTCTAGGTGCCTGCATATGA
- the LOC105050710 gene encoding two-component response regulator ORR22 isoform X2, producing MTVEERKGSMGREGAPKDQFPVGMRVLAVDDDPTCLKLLEILLRRCQYQVTTTNQAIMALKMLRENKDKFDLVISDVHMPDMDGFKLLELVGLEMDLPVIMLSANGETKTVMKGITHGACDYLLKPVRIEELRNIWQHVVRRRKFDHRDHNNYDNAGDSEKPQCANSEGGQGHIPSESSDYGGKLNRKRKEQNEDEEDDGQENMHENGDSSTQKKPRVVWSVELHRKFVAAVNQLGIDKAVPKRILDLMNVENLTRENVASHLQKYRLYLKRLSAVASQQANMVAAFGGRDHSYLPMGPLDGYGNFHTLAASGQLPALSSFQANGVLSGTNPAGYGLREFAASRIVQPGHSHGNTSNPINDLGKLQRINLPGSQHGNLLQGMPTTLEVDQLQQHKTMQDANIHLSGGFSGTGLTTGSSSNSFVNVTNNSFVSQAHQQHMQSKVLGNHSSVGMPSVTSDPFSVSVGGASHVPNLGRCNDTWQGDVPLIGHASNSFHHDDLANMGANVPVGLHIDSNPLNISSSNVVAAPLHNPVTGGDVQCQASSFGGNMMLMPSALDGDSKFLNFGNAGISKQKLKEPNRDHIREPNLVFNSYLNSPLSVPTQKCKIDNSTTNIQLTHKEESILETSKSQGGFYSSGCSFDDLVNSMIKPERDDIAFMDNDIGCDFYPLGACI from the exons ATGACggtagaagagaggaaggggagcatGGGGAGAGAAGGTGCGCCCAAAGACCAGTTTCCGGTCGGCATGCGGGTTCTGGCCGTAGACGATGATCCGACCTGCCTCAAGTTGTTGGAGATTCTGCTGCGTCGCTGCCAGTATCAAG TTACGACGACTAATCAGGCGATCATGGCTCTGAAGATGCTGAGGGAGAACAAAGACAAGTTTGATCTGGTCATTAGTGATGTCCATATGCCCGACATGGATGGTTTCAAGTTGCTGGAGCTTGTCGGCCTCGAAATGGACCTCCCGGTCATCA TGCTATCTGCGAATGGCGAGACCAAAACTGTGATGAAGGGGATTACACATGGTGCCTGTGACTATCTGCTGAAACCTGTTCGGATCGAAGAACTCAGGAATATATGGCAGCATGTGGTTAGGAGGAGGAAATTTGATCACAGAGATCACAATAATTATGATAATGCGGGTGATTCCGAGAAGCCCCAGTGCGCAAATTCTGAAGGCGGGCAGGGTCACATTCCTAGTGAATCATCTGATTATGGTGGGAAACTTAACAGAAAGAGGAAGGAGcagaatgaggatgaggaagaTGATGGTCAGGAAAACATGCATGAGAATGGAGATTCATCCACTCAGAAAAAGCCGAGGGTTGTTTGGTCTGTTGAACTGCACCGTAAATTTGTAGCTGCCGTCAATCAGTTGGGAATTGACA AGGCTGTGCCTAAGAGGATACTTGATCTTATGAATGTTGAAAATCTCACAAGGGAAAATGTTGCAAGCCACCTACAG AAGTATAGGCTTTACCTTAAAAGACTCAGTGCTGTGGCAAGCCAACAAGCTAACATGGTTGCTGCTTTTGGGGGTAGAGACCACTCCTATTTACCTATGGGTCCCTTGGATGGATATGGAAATTTTCATACATTGGCTGCTTCTGGTCAGCTACCAGCActttcatctttccaagcaaatggaGTGCTTAGTGGAACAAACCCAGCTGGATATGGACTGCGTGAGTTTGCTGCCTCTAGAATAGTTCAACCTGGACACTCCCACGGCAACACAAGCAATCCCATCAATGATCTTGGTAAGCTTCAGCGAATTAATCTACCAGGAAGCCAACATGGGAATTTGCTCCAGGGGATGCCCACAACATTGGAGGTAGACCAATTGCAGCAACACAAGACTATGCAGGATGCAAATATACATTTGTCTGGTGGTTTCTCTGGTACTGGACTGACTACTGGTAGCTCCAGCAACTCCTTTGTTAATGTAACAAACAATTCTTTCGTATCGCAAGCACATCAGCAGCATATGCAGTCAAAAGTGTTAGGCAATCACTCTTCTGTAGGAATGCCGTCTGTGACCTCGGACCCTTTCTCAGTGAGTGTTGGTGGTGCTTCCCATGTGCCTAACCTTGGTAGATGCAATGACACCTGGCAGGGTGATGTTCCATTAATTGGGCATGCATCCAACTCTTTTCATCATGATGACTTGGCTAATATGGGAGCCAATGTTCCAGTAGGCTTGCACATAGACAGCAATCCTCTGAATATTTCTTCCAGCAATGTAGTAGCAGCACCTCTGCATAATCCTGTGACCGGAGGAGATGTACAGTGCCAAGCCAGCTCTTTCGGTGGGAACATGATGCTAATGCCTTCAGCTTTAGATGGGGACTCAAAATTCTTGAACTTCGGAAATGCAGGCATTTCTAAACAGAAATTGAAGGAGCCAAATCGAGATCATATTCGTGAACCTAATCTTGTATTTAATTCTTACTTAAATTCTCCGTTGTCAG TTCCTACACAGAAATGCAAGATTGATAATTCAACCACCAATATCCAGCTGACCCACAAGGAGGAGTCTATTTTGGAAACTTCAAAGTCGCAGGGCGGATTTTATTCTAGTGGTTGCAGCTTCGACGATCTAGTCAATTCCATGATAAAGCCG GAGAGGGATGACATTGCATTCATGGATAATGACATAGGATGCGACTTCTACCCTCTAGGTGCCTGCATATGA